A single window of Syngnathus acus chromosome 23, fSynAcu1.2, whole genome shotgun sequence DNA harbors:
- the LOC119117435 gene encoding centrosomal protein of 83 kDa-like isoform X7: MDASNLPMVPATGMALHHMLSDLQGKCETYKSNYNVLKIEHSSLQDELLHIQGEVKRLHGQQDKLQLQLAERSRELLNQQREMEELRLQVMTPKRLELLRTQVQQELEAPVRQRFNKLEEETEKYRSEFNKLRYAFTVLNSQFEHQKEEHVGGLEGQKMRYEVEIAHLKKEKENLAAQFKNVDPLYERKQVEFLLKEKTQLTMLLKGLQAEVDELQAKKDNSDQQVESIQLSQNRQLTESQAMVKSLESERQCMAMRLERMESELHLSLEQNNQLTRQLHKIKREVNSLTCQIESLKLSHKTELDNAKLEFNRSKGEVERECDSLRAQKESKLTFLLAFHAHRRTFISDTSGQCCLNCVSSGLQIEVVDLKEMLERHNELLVSKEMEMIRKVKSVCDEEMYKTTALLEEKLELEQRALEFEQQKTMQEMNMQTQKDEWEDHLQMAHKREESVRKELQSLRAKLKQQSAPLEELERHKAEVIDLKEKNQELYSHLGALSWSEAELMEANDRLREKVDIMREENIRRGADRLVEDRKEREAKLEDKYTQLKDKLQRAASAEKKRRDLEEKKEQSLHSTIQMLREQIDELKQDGTSANKQL, translated from the exons ATGGACGCTTCCAACCTGCCGATGGTTCCTGCGACCGGGATGGCGCTTCATCACATGCTGTCTGATCTTCAGGGGAAGTGTGAAACCTATAAATCAAATTACAACGTTCTCAAGATAGAACATTCCAG tTTGCAGGATGAGCTATTGCATATTCAGGGGGAAGTCAAACGTCTCCATGGCCAGCAGGATAAGCTCCAATTACAGTTGGCTGAGCGATCAAGAGAACTTCTCAATCAACAAAGGGAAATGGAGGAGCTTCGGCTGCAg GTGATGACTCCAAAACGTCTGGAGTTGCTCAGAACTCAAGTGCAGCAGGAGTTAGAAGCTCCAGTCCGACAGCGTTTCAACAAATTGGAAGAG GAGACCGAAAAGTATCGCTCCGAATTCAACAAGCTCCGCTACGCCTTCACTGTGCTCAATTCTCAATTTGAACACCAAAAGGAGGAACACGTCGGTGGACTGGAAGGCCAGAAGATGCGTTATGAGGTGGAG ATTGCTCATCTGAAGAAAGAGAAGGAAAATCTGGCGGCGCAGTTCAAGAACGTAGATCCGCTGTAcgaaaggaagcaagtggagTTTCTGCTCAAGGAGAAAACGCAGCTCACCATGTTGCTGAAAGGTCTACAGGCGGAGGTGGATGAGCTGCAAGCGAAGAAGGACAACTCGGACCAGCAGGTGGAATCCATCCAGCTTTCTCAGAACAGACAACTTACCGAGTCTCAGGCCATGGTGAAGTCGCTGGAG TCAGAGCGCCAGTGCATGGCGATGCGACTGGAGCGCATGGAGAGCGAACTTCATCTCAGCCTGGAGCAGAACAACCAGCTCACCAGACAACTGCATAAAATTAAAAGAGAAGTGAACTCACTCACCTGCCAG ATTGAAAGCCTGAAGCTGTCACACAAAACCGAGTTGGACAACGCCAAACTGGAATTCAACCGCTCCAAAGGCGAGGTGGAGAGGGAGTGTGATTCGCTGAGAGCCCAGAAGGAAAGTAAATTGACTTTTCTTTTAGCTTTTCATGCTCATAGAAGGACATTTATTTCAGATACTAGTGGCCAATGTTGTTTGAATTGTGTGTCTTCAGGTCTGCAAATAGAGGTGGTGGATTTAAAGGAAATGCTGGAGAGACACAATGAGCTTCTTGTCTCGAAAGAAATGGAGATGATCAGAAAGGTGAAGTCTGTCTGTGATGAGGAGATGTACAAGACGACTGCCTTGCTGGAGGAAAA gCTGGAGTTGGAGCAACGTGCGTTGGAGTTTGAACAGCAGAAGACGATGCAGGAGATGAACATGCAAACCCAGAAAGACGAATGGGAGGACCACCTTCAGATGGCCCATAAGAGAGAAGAGTCGGTCCGGAAAGAGCTTCAAAGCCTCAG AGCTAAATTAAAACAGCAAAGTGCTCctctggaggagctggagagaCACAAAGCAGAAGTGATTGACCTCAAGGAG AAAAACCAGGAACTCTACTCCCACCTGGGGGCGCTGTCATGGTCTGAAGCGGAGCTGATGGAAGCAAATGATCGTCTGAGGGAAAAAGTGGACATCATGCGGGAGGAGAACATCCGTCGCGGGGCAGACAG GCTGGTGGAGGACAGAAAGGAGCGAGAAGCCAAGCTGGAAGATAAATACACCCAGCTGAAAGACAAACTGCAGAGAGCAGCGTCTGCCGAGAAGAAG CGGCGAGacctggaggaaaaaaaagagcagagCTTGCATAGTACAATCCAAATGCTGAGGGAGCAAATAGATGAACTCAAACAGGATGGTACTTCAGCCAACAA GCAATTGTGA
- the LOC119117435 gene encoding centrosomal protein of 83 kDa-like isoform X2 — protein MDASNLPMVPATGMALHHMLSDLQGKCETYKSNYNVLKIEHSSLQDELLHIQGEVKRLHGQQDKLQLQLAERSRELLNQQREMEELRLQVMTPKRLELLRTQVQQELEAPVRQRFNKLEEETEKYRSEFNKLRYAFTVLNSQFEHQKEEHVGGLEGQKMRYEVEKEKENLAAQFKNVDPLYERKQVEFLLKEKTQLTMLLKGLQAEVDELQAKKDNSDQQVESIQLSQNRQLTESQAMVKSLESERQCMAMRLERMESELHLSLEQNNQLTRQLHKIKREVNSLTCQIESLKLSHKTELDNAKLEFNRSKGEVERECDSLRAQKESKLTFLLAFHAHRRTFISDTSGQCCLNCVSSGLQIEVVDLKEMLERHNELLVSKEMEMIRKVKSVCDEEMYKTTALLEEKLELEQRALEFEQQKTMQEMNMQTQKDEWEDHLQMAHKREESVRKELQSLRAKLKQQSAPLEELERHKAEVIDLKEKNQELYSHLGALSWSEAELMEANDRLREKVDIMREENIRRGADRLVEDRKEREAKLEDKYTQLKDKLQRAASAEKKRRDLEEKKEQSLHSTIQMLREQIDELKQDGTSANKRLMDYQQRHNEFRRLLMCSNGSFSVGTAQISSPTRPALFLGSEMMLSNVQQEEEEQREMARLRQRVDDLEKLQHQQMEELGCIEQKEDKASL, from the exons ATGGACGCTTCCAACCTGCCGATGGTTCCTGCGACCGGGATGGCGCTTCATCACATGCTGTCTGATCTTCAGGGGAAGTGTGAAACCTATAAATCAAATTACAACGTTCTCAAGATAGAACATTCCAG tTTGCAGGATGAGCTATTGCATATTCAGGGGGAAGTCAAACGTCTCCATGGCCAGCAGGATAAGCTCCAATTACAGTTGGCTGAGCGATCAAGAGAACTTCTCAATCAACAAAGGGAAATGGAGGAGCTTCGGCTGCAg GTGATGACTCCAAAACGTCTGGAGTTGCTCAGAACTCAAGTGCAGCAGGAGTTAGAAGCTCCAGTCCGACAGCGTTTCAACAAATTGGAAGAG GAGACCGAAAAGTATCGCTCCGAATTCAACAAGCTCCGCTACGCCTTCACTGTGCTCAATTCTCAATTTGAACACCAAAAGGAGGAACACGTCGGTGGACTGGAAGGCCAGAAGATGCGTTATGAGGTGGAG AAAGAGAAGGAAAATCTGGCGGCGCAGTTCAAGAACGTAGATCCGCTGTAcgaaaggaagcaagtggagTTTCTGCTCAAGGAGAAAACGCAGCTCACCATGTTGCTGAAAGGTCTACAGGCGGAGGTGGATGAGCTGCAAGCGAAGAAGGACAACTCGGACCAGCAGGTGGAATCCATCCAGCTTTCTCAGAACAGACAACTTACCGAGTCTCAGGCCATGGTGAAGTCGCTGGAG TCAGAGCGCCAGTGCATGGCGATGCGACTGGAGCGCATGGAGAGCGAACTTCATCTCAGCCTGGAGCAGAACAACCAGCTCACCAGACAACTGCATAAAATTAAAAGAGAAGTGAACTCACTCACCTGCCAG ATTGAAAGCCTGAAGCTGTCACACAAAACCGAGTTGGACAACGCCAAACTGGAATTCAACCGCTCCAAAGGCGAGGTGGAGAGGGAGTGTGATTCGCTGAGAGCCCAGAAGGAAAGTAAATTGACTTTTCTTTTAGCTTTTCATGCTCATAGAAGGACATTTATTTCAGATACTAGTGGCCAATGTTGTTTGAATTGTGTGTCTTCAGGTCTGCAAATAGAGGTGGTGGATTTAAAGGAAATGCTGGAGAGACACAATGAGCTTCTTGTCTCGAAAGAAATGGAGATGATCAGAAAGGTGAAGTCTGTCTGTGATGAGGAGATGTACAAGACGACTGCCTTGCTGGAGGAAAA gCTGGAGTTGGAGCAACGTGCGTTGGAGTTTGAACAGCAGAAGACGATGCAGGAGATGAACATGCAAACCCAGAAAGACGAATGGGAGGACCACCTTCAGATGGCCCATAAGAGAGAAGAGTCGGTCCGGAAAGAGCTTCAAAGCCTCAG AGCTAAATTAAAACAGCAAAGTGCTCctctggaggagctggagagaCACAAAGCAGAAGTGATTGACCTCAAGGAG AAAAACCAGGAACTCTACTCCCACCTGGGGGCGCTGTCATGGTCTGAAGCGGAGCTGATGGAAGCAAATGATCGTCTGAGGGAAAAAGTGGACATCATGCGGGAGGAGAACATCCGTCGCGGGGCAGACAG GCTGGTGGAGGACAGAAAGGAGCGAGAAGCCAAGCTGGAAGATAAATACACCCAGCTGAAAGACAAACTGCAGAGAGCAGCGTCTGCCGAGAAGAAG CGGCGAGacctggaggaaaaaaaagagcagagCTTGCATAGTACAATCCAAATGCTGAGGGAGCAAATAGATGAACTCAAACAGGATGGTACTTCAGCCAACAA AAGGTTGATGGACTATCAGCAGCGGCACAACGAATTCCGACGCCTTCTGATGTGTAGCAACGGTTCTTTCAGCGTCGGCACGGCCCAAATCTCCTCGCCCACCCGCCCTGCCCTCTTCCTCGGGTCTGAGATGATGCTTTCCAATGTGCAA caagaggaggaggagcagagaGAAATGGCCCGACTTCGTCAGAGAGTAGATGATCTGGAAAAACTCCAGcaccagcaaatggaagaACTTGGATGTATAGAACAAAAGGAGGACAAGGCTTCTCTATGA
- the LOC119117435 gene encoding centrosomal protein of 83 kDa-like isoform X8, giving the protein MDASNLPMVPATGMALHHMLSDLQGKCETYKSNYNVLKIEHSSLQDELLHIQGEVKRLHGQQDKLQLQLAERSRELLNQQREMEELRLQVMTPKRLELLRTQVQQELEAPVRQRFNKLEEETEKYRSEFNKLRYAFTVLNSQFEHQKEEHVGGLEGQKMRYEVEIAHLKKEKENLAAQFKNVDPLYERKQVEFLLKEKTQLTMLLKGLQAEVDELQAKKDNSDQQVESIQLSQNRQLTESQAMVKSLESERQCMAMRLERMESELHLSLEQNNQLTRQLHKIKREVNSLTCQIESLKLSHKTELDNAKLEFNRSKGEVERECDSLRAQKESKLTFLLAFHAHRRTFISDTSGQCCLNCVSSGLQIEVVDLKEMLERHNELLVSKEMEMIRKVKSVCDEEMYKTTALLEEKLELEQRALEFEQQKTMQEMNMQTQKDEWEDHLQMAHKREESVRKELQSLRAKLKQQSAPLEELERHKAEVIDLKEKNQELYSHLGALSWSEAELMEANDRLREKVDIMREENIRRGADSGETWRKKKSRACIVQSKC; this is encoded by the exons ATGGACGCTTCCAACCTGCCGATGGTTCCTGCGACCGGGATGGCGCTTCATCACATGCTGTCTGATCTTCAGGGGAAGTGTGAAACCTATAAATCAAATTACAACGTTCTCAAGATAGAACATTCCAG tTTGCAGGATGAGCTATTGCATATTCAGGGGGAAGTCAAACGTCTCCATGGCCAGCAGGATAAGCTCCAATTACAGTTGGCTGAGCGATCAAGAGAACTTCTCAATCAACAAAGGGAAATGGAGGAGCTTCGGCTGCAg GTGATGACTCCAAAACGTCTGGAGTTGCTCAGAACTCAAGTGCAGCAGGAGTTAGAAGCTCCAGTCCGACAGCGTTTCAACAAATTGGAAGAG GAGACCGAAAAGTATCGCTCCGAATTCAACAAGCTCCGCTACGCCTTCACTGTGCTCAATTCTCAATTTGAACACCAAAAGGAGGAACACGTCGGTGGACTGGAAGGCCAGAAGATGCGTTATGAGGTGGAG ATTGCTCATCTGAAGAAAGAGAAGGAAAATCTGGCGGCGCAGTTCAAGAACGTAGATCCGCTGTAcgaaaggaagcaagtggagTTTCTGCTCAAGGAGAAAACGCAGCTCACCATGTTGCTGAAAGGTCTACAGGCGGAGGTGGATGAGCTGCAAGCGAAGAAGGACAACTCGGACCAGCAGGTGGAATCCATCCAGCTTTCTCAGAACAGACAACTTACCGAGTCTCAGGCCATGGTGAAGTCGCTGGAG TCAGAGCGCCAGTGCATGGCGATGCGACTGGAGCGCATGGAGAGCGAACTTCATCTCAGCCTGGAGCAGAACAACCAGCTCACCAGACAACTGCATAAAATTAAAAGAGAAGTGAACTCACTCACCTGCCAG ATTGAAAGCCTGAAGCTGTCACACAAAACCGAGTTGGACAACGCCAAACTGGAATTCAACCGCTCCAAAGGCGAGGTGGAGAGGGAGTGTGATTCGCTGAGAGCCCAGAAGGAAAGTAAATTGACTTTTCTTTTAGCTTTTCATGCTCATAGAAGGACATTTATTTCAGATACTAGTGGCCAATGTTGTTTGAATTGTGTGTCTTCAGGTCTGCAAATAGAGGTGGTGGATTTAAAGGAAATGCTGGAGAGACACAATGAGCTTCTTGTCTCGAAAGAAATGGAGATGATCAGAAAGGTGAAGTCTGTCTGTGATGAGGAGATGTACAAGACGACTGCCTTGCTGGAGGAAAA gCTGGAGTTGGAGCAACGTGCGTTGGAGTTTGAACAGCAGAAGACGATGCAGGAGATGAACATGCAAACCCAGAAAGACGAATGGGAGGACCACCTTCAGATGGCCCATAAGAGAGAAGAGTCGGTCCGGAAAGAGCTTCAAAGCCTCAG AGCTAAATTAAAACAGCAAAGTGCTCctctggaggagctggagagaCACAAAGCAGAAGTGATTGACCTCAAGGAG AAAAACCAGGAACTCTACTCCCACCTGGGGGCGCTGTCATGGTCTGAAGCGGAGCTGATGGAAGCAAATGATCGTCTGAGGGAAAAAGTGGACATCATGCGGGAGGAGAACATCCGTCGCGGGGCAGACAG CGGCGAGacctggaggaaaaaaaagagcagagCTTGCATAGTACAATCCAAATGCTGA
- the LOC119117435 gene encoding centrosomal protein of 83 kDa-like isoform X6 gives MDASNLPMVPATGMALHHMLSDLQGKCETYKSNYNVLKIEHSSLQDELLHIQGEVKRLHGQQDKLQLQLAERSRELLNQQREMEELRLQVMTPKRLELLRTQVQQELEAPVRQRFNKLEEETEKYRSEFNKLRYAFTVLNSQFEHQKEEHVGGLEGQKMRYEVEIAHLKKEKENLAAQFKNVDPLYERKQVEFLLKEKTQLTMLLKGLQAEVDELQAKKDNSDQQVESIQLSQNRQLTESQAMVKSLESERQCMAMRLERMESELHLSLEQNNQLTRQLHKIKREVNSLTCQIESLKLSHKTELDNAKLEFNRSKGEVERECDSLRAQKESKLTFLLAFHAHRRTFISDTSGQCCLNCVSSGLQIEVVDLKEMLERHNELLVSKEMEMIRKVKSVCDEEMYKTTALLEEKLELEQRALEFEQQKTMQEMNMQTQKDEWEDHLQMAHKREESVRKELQSLRAKLKQQSAPLEELERHKAEVIDLKEKNQELYSHLGALSWSEAELMEANDRLREKVDIMREENIRRGADRLVEDRKEREAKLEDKYTQLKDKLQRAASAEKKVVLPRQNSFAPSYRAKVRFVVLRSGETWRKKKSRACIVQSKC, from the exons ATGGACGCTTCCAACCTGCCGATGGTTCCTGCGACCGGGATGGCGCTTCATCACATGCTGTCTGATCTTCAGGGGAAGTGTGAAACCTATAAATCAAATTACAACGTTCTCAAGATAGAACATTCCAG tTTGCAGGATGAGCTATTGCATATTCAGGGGGAAGTCAAACGTCTCCATGGCCAGCAGGATAAGCTCCAATTACAGTTGGCTGAGCGATCAAGAGAACTTCTCAATCAACAAAGGGAAATGGAGGAGCTTCGGCTGCAg GTGATGACTCCAAAACGTCTGGAGTTGCTCAGAACTCAAGTGCAGCAGGAGTTAGAAGCTCCAGTCCGACAGCGTTTCAACAAATTGGAAGAG GAGACCGAAAAGTATCGCTCCGAATTCAACAAGCTCCGCTACGCCTTCACTGTGCTCAATTCTCAATTTGAACACCAAAAGGAGGAACACGTCGGTGGACTGGAAGGCCAGAAGATGCGTTATGAGGTGGAG ATTGCTCATCTGAAGAAAGAGAAGGAAAATCTGGCGGCGCAGTTCAAGAACGTAGATCCGCTGTAcgaaaggaagcaagtggagTTTCTGCTCAAGGAGAAAACGCAGCTCACCATGTTGCTGAAAGGTCTACAGGCGGAGGTGGATGAGCTGCAAGCGAAGAAGGACAACTCGGACCAGCAGGTGGAATCCATCCAGCTTTCTCAGAACAGACAACTTACCGAGTCTCAGGCCATGGTGAAGTCGCTGGAG TCAGAGCGCCAGTGCATGGCGATGCGACTGGAGCGCATGGAGAGCGAACTTCATCTCAGCCTGGAGCAGAACAACCAGCTCACCAGACAACTGCATAAAATTAAAAGAGAAGTGAACTCACTCACCTGCCAG ATTGAAAGCCTGAAGCTGTCACACAAAACCGAGTTGGACAACGCCAAACTGGAATTCAACCGCTCCAAAGGCGAGGTGGAGAGGGAGTGTGATTCGCTGAGAGCCCAGAAGGAAAGTAAATTGACTTTTCTTTTAGCTTTTCATGCTCATAGAAGGACATTTATTTCAGATACTAGTGGCCAATGTTGTTTGAATTGTGTGTCTTCAGGTCTGCAAATAGAGGTGGTGGATTTAAAGGAAATGCTGGAGAGACACAATGAGCTTCTTGTCTCGAAAGAAATGGAGATGATCAGAAAGGTGAAGTCTGTCTGTGATGAGGAGATGTACAAGACGACTGCCTTGCTGGAGGAAAA gCTGGAGTTGGAGCAACGTGCGTTGGAGTTTGAACAGCAGAAGACGATGCAGGAGATGAACATGCAAACCCAGAAAGACGAATGGGAGGACCACCTTCAGATGGCCCATAAGAGAGAAGAGTCGGTCCGGAAAGAGCTTCAAAGCCTCAG AGCTAAATTAAAACAGCAAAGTGCTCctctggaggagctggagagaCACAAAGCAGAAGTGATTGACCTCAAGGAG AAAAACCAGGAACTCTACTCCCACCTGGGGGCGCTGTCATGGTCTGAAGCGGAGCTGATGGAAGCAAATGATCGTCTGAGGGAAAAAGTGGACATCATGCGGGAGGAGAACATCCGTCGCGGGGCAGACAG GCTGGTGGAGGACAGAAAGGAGCGAGAAGCCAAGCTGGAAGATAAATACACCCAGCTGAAAGACAAACTGCAGAGAGCAGCGTCTGCCGAGAAGAAGGTGGTCCTTCCACGTCAAAATTCATTTGCTCCCAGTTATAGAGCAAAAGTGCGTTTTGTTGTGTTGCGCAGCGGCGAGacctggaggaaaaaaaagagcagagCTTGCATAGTACAATCCAAATGCTGA
- the LOC119117435 gene encoding centrosomal protein of 83 kDa-like isoform X9: MDASNLPMVPATGMALHHMLSDLQGKCETYKSNYNVLKIEHSSLQDELLHIQGEVKRLHGQQDKLQLQLAERSRELLNQQREMEELRLQVMTPKRLELLRTQVQQELEAPVRQRFNKLEEETEKYRSEFNKLRYAFTVLNSQFEHQKEEHVGGLEGQKMRYEVEIAHLKKEKENLAAQFKNVDPLYERKQVEFLLKEKTQLTMLLKGLQAEVDELQAKKDNSDQQVESIQLSQNRQLTESQAMVKSLESERQCMAMRLERMESELHLSLEQNNQLTRQLHKIKREVNSLTCQIESLKLSHKTELDNAKLEFNRSKGEVERECDSLRAQKESKLTFLLAFHAHRRTFISDTSGQCCLNCVSSGLQIEVVDLKEMLERHNELLVSKEMEMIRKVKSVCDEEMYKTTALLEEKLELEQRALEFEQQKTMQEMNMQTQKDEWEDHLQMAHKREESVRKELQSLRAKLKQQSAPLEELERHKAEVIDLKEKNQELYSHLGALSWSEAELMEANDRLREKVDIMREENIRRGADRQL; the protein is encoded by the exons ATGGACGCTTCCAACCTGCCGATGGTTCCTGCGACCGGGATGGCGCTTCATCACATGCTGTCTGATCTTCAGGGGAAGTGTGAAACCTATAAATCAAATTACAACGTTCTCAAGATAGAACATTCCAG tTTGCAGGATGAGCTATTGCATATTCAGGGGGAAGTCAAACGTCTCCATGGCCAGCAGGATAAGCTCCAATTACAGTTGGCTGAGCGATCAAGAGAACTTCTCAATCAACAAAGGGAAATGGAGGAGCTTCGGCTGCAg GTGATGACTCCAAAACGTCTGGAGTTGCTCAGAACTCAAGTGCAGCAGGAGTTAGAAGCTCCAGTCCGACAGCGTTTCAACAAATTGGAAGAG GAGACCGAAAAGTATCGCTCCGAATTCAACAAGCTCCGCTACGCCTTCACTGTGCTCAATTCTCAATTTGAACACCAAAAGGAGGAACACGTCGGTGGACTGGAAGGCCAGAAGATGCGTTATGAGGTGGAG ATTGCTCATCTGAAGAAAGAGAAGGAAAATCTGGCGGCGCAGTTCAAGAACGTAGATCCGCTGTAcgaaaggaagcaagtggagTTTCTGCTCAAGGAGAAAACGCAGCTCACCATGTTGCTGAAAGGTCTACAGGCGGAGGTGGATGAGCTGCAAGCGAAGAAGGACAACTCGGACCAGCAGGTGGAATCCATCCAGCTTTCTCAGAACAGACAACTTACCGAGTCTCAGGCCATGGTGAAGTCGCTGGAG TCAGAGCGCCAGTGCATGGCGATGCGACTGGAGCGCATGGAGAGCGAACTTCATCTCAGCCTGGAGCAGAACAACCAGCTCACCAGACAACTGCATAAAATTAAAAGAGAAGTGAACTCACTCACCTGCCAG ATTGAAAGCCTGAAGCTGTCACACAAAACCGAGTTGGACAACGCCAAACTGGAATTCAACCGCTCCAAAGGCGAGGTGGAGAGGGAGTGTGATTCGCTGAGAGCCCAGAAGGAAAGTAAATTGACTTTTCTTTTAGCTTTTCATGCTCATAGAAGGACATTTATTTCAGATACTAGTGGCCAATGTTGTTTGAATTGTGTGTCTTCAGGTCTGCAAATAGAGGTGGTGGATTTAAAGGAAATGCTGGAGAGACACAATGAGCTTCTTGTCTCGAAAGAAATGGAGATGATCAGAAAGGTGAAGTCTGTCTGTGATGAGGAGATGTACAAGACGACTGCCTTGCTGGAGGAAAA gCTGGAGTTGGAGCAACGTGCGTTGGAGTTTGAACAGCAGAAGACGATGCAGGAGATGAACATGCAAACCCAGAAAGACGAATGGGAGGACCACCTTCAGATGGCCCATAAGAGAGAAGAGTCGGTCCGGAAAGAGCTTCAAAGCCTCAG AGCTAAATTAAAACAGCAAAGTGCTCctctggaggagctggagagaCACAAAGCAGAAGTGATTGACCTCAAGGAG AAAAACCAGGAACTCTACTCCCACCTGGGGGCGCTGTCATGGTCTGAAGCGGAGCTGATGGAAGCAAATGATCGTCTGAGGGAAAAAGTGGACATCATGCGGGAGGAGAACATCCGTCGCGGGGCAGACAG GCAATTGTGA